The following coding sequences lie in one Moritella sp. F3 genomic window:
- a CDS encoding helix-turn-helix domain-containing protein yields MVNHNEDSHSQLTRSVLPLLATTPIAQLSEKLYCSQRTIERSFNKVTGLTLKQCQLMQKLESLLEYLYHRDSQDIDWVDLAYQFGFSEQPHLIRYLKSQIGATPNNYVKQRDLTIDVYGGVR; encoded by the coding sequence TTGGTCAATCATAATGAAGATAGTCACAGTCAGTTAACACGTAGCGTCTTACCGCTGCTAGCGACGACTCCGATTGCACAGTTAAGTGAAAAACTATACTGCTCGCAGCGCACTATCGAGCGCAGTTTTAACAAAGTAACAGGACTAACACTCAAGCAGTGTCAGTTAATGCAAAAGTTAGAAAGCTTGTTAGAGTATTTATATCATCGAGATAGCCAAGATATTGATTGGGTTGATTTAGCTTATCAGTTTGGTTTTAGTGAACAGCCCCATTTGATCCGTTATTTAAAAAGCCAAATAGGCGCCACCCCCAATAATTATGTTAAGCAGCGTGACCTGACTATTGATGTTTATGGTGGCGTTAGATGA
- a CDS encoding ABC transporter substrate-binding protein codes for MKNNTLIKAAALTAAMLSTNVFAETKSLTLMLDWFVNPNHGPIVIAKERGYFTEQGVNVTIQEPADPSMPPKLVAANKVDLAITYQPNLTIDVAAGLPLIRAATLIATPLNTLMVLDNGKINDMADLKGKNIGIAIAGNEEATIGTMLKTGDVNYDDVQIINVGWALSSSLASGKVDAIWGGLRNFETNQLELEGFKSKAFFPEEHGVPAYDELIFVANANTYDKAAIKAFNKALEKATTYIVNHPQAAWKEFVAYAPDTLNNELNKRAWNDTLTRFALRPSAVDLKRYDDYAEFMYSHKIITTLPKAQDYVPTL; via the coding sequence ATGAAAAACAACACATTAATCAAAGCTGCAGCGTTAACTGCAGCAATGTTATCGACCAATGTATTCGCAGAAACAAAGAGCCTTACCCTGATGCTAGACTGGTTTGTGAATCCCAATCACGGCCCAATCGTCATAGCCAAAGAACGTGGTTACTTTACCGAGCAAGGTGTCAACGTCACGATCCAAGAACCAGCAGATCCAAGCATGCCACCTAAGCTTGTTGCAGCCAATAAAGTTGACCTAGCGATTACTTATCAACCGAACCTCACCATAGATGTCGCTGCGGGTTTACCGCTTATTCGTGCAGCAACCCTGATCGCGACACCACTCAATACGCTGATGGTACTCGACAACGGTAAGATCAATGACATGGCTGACTTAAAAGGTAAAAATATTGGTATCGCCATTGCAGGTAACGAAGAAGCAACTATCGGCACCATGTTAAAGACAGGTGATGTGAACTACGATGACGTCCAGATCATTAACGTCGGTTGGGCGCTATCATCATCACTTGCGTCAGGTAAAGTAGATGCTATATGGGGTGGTCTTCGTAACTTTGAAACCAATCAGCTTGAACTGGAAGGCTTTAAATCAAAAGCATTCTTCCCAGAAGAACACGGCGTACCAGCCTATGACGAATTGATCTTTGTTGCTAACGCCAATACATATGACAAAGCCGCTATCAAAGCCTTTAATAAAGCCCTAGAAAAAGCGACCACCTACATTGTTAATCACCCACAAGCAGCATGGAAAGAATTTGTTGCTTATGCACCTGATACGTTAAACAACGAATTAAACAAACGCGCCTGGAACGATACCCTGACTCGTTTCGCATTGCGTCCCTCAGCTGTTGATTTGAAACGTTATGACGATTATGCCGAATTCATGTATTCACACAAGATCATCACGACATTACCAAAAGCACAAGACTACGTACCAACGCTGTAA
- a CDS encoding ABC transporter ATP-binding protein — protein MSSSSQAVLAPTDNKNSLMVNDLAVNITIAKGYLRYHDSIDPVLSEFDMRIPARQWTCILGRSGCGKTSLLRYLAGLLDQQVTWSGECLVGANHQVLTDLNNQVAYMAQQDLLLPWLSVLDNVTLSSQFGAKPSKANKDKALSLLAKVGLADNANHFPQQLSGGMRQRVALARTLMQDKPVVLMDEPFSALDAVTRYRLQDLACALLKDKTVALITHDPQEAIRLADHIYIMQGTPASATQLQLPSSSTPRLYDAECAQLQQRIMRCLAQEFEQGMETENE, from the coding sequence ATGTCTAGCTCATCACAAGCAGTATTAGCGCCGACAGATAACAAGAACAGTTTAATGGTCAATGACCTTGCTGTGAACATAACCATTGCCAAAGGTTATTTACGCTATCACGACAGTATCGACCCTGTATTAAGCGAGTTTGATATGAGGATACCCGCAAGACAGTGGACATGTATCCTAGGTCGTAGCGGCTGTGGGAAAACCTCGCTGTTGCGTTATCTTGCTGGGCTGTTAGATCAACAGGTGACTTGGTCAGGTGAATGCTTAGTTGGCGCGAATCATCAAGTATTAACTGACTTAAACAATCAAGTTGCTTACATGGCGCAACAGGACTTACTACTACCTTGGTTATCCGTACTCGATAATGTCACGCTAAGTAGTCAGTTTGGCGCAAAGCCATCGAAAGCAAACAAAGATAAAGCGCTCAGTTTACTGGCGAAAGTCGGACTTGCTGACAACGCTAACCATTTTCCACAACAACTGTCTGGCGGTATGCGTCAACGGGTAGCGCTAGCAAGAACGTTAATGCAAGATAAGCCAGTGGTATTAATGGATGAACCATTTTCCGCCTTGGATGCAGTGACCCGCTATCGATTACAAGATCTAGCTTGTGCATTGTTAAAGGATAAGACAGTGGCCTTAATAACGCATGATCCCCAAGAAGCCATTCGCCTCGCCGATCATATCTATATCATGCAAGGCACACCAGCTAGTGCAACACAGTTACAACTACCATCAAGCTCAACACCACGTCTATACGATGCAGAATGTGCCCAATTACAGCAACGTATTATGCGTTGTTTAGCGCAAGAGTTTGAGCAGGGAATGGAAACTGAAAATGAGTGA
- the tenA gene encoding thiaminase II produces the protein MNHQDLINACREDWDAYTQHAFVQQLAQGTLAQPSYLHYLKQDFLFLKQYARAHALAIYKARTLADMRKALPSVHALLDSEIGHHVTYCGNWGLTESDLEAEPEDFGTVAYTRYVLDAGMAGDIVDLYAALAPCSIGYAEIGRNLAANANTKLIDNPFSSWIELYSGDDFQQGVAQGTAHIDELLAEIDVNSQRGRHLIHVFKTATRMEIAFWQQGLDAEKS, from the coding sequence ATGAATCATCAAGATCTAATCAATGCCTGTCGTGAAGATTGGGATGCCTATACCCAACATGCGTTTGTACAACAATTGGCACAAGGAACATTAGCACAGCCGAGTTACTTACATTACCTTAAACAAGACTTTTTGTTCTTAAAGCAATATGCTCGTGCGCATGCGTTAGCTATTTACAAAGCGCGTACTTTAGCGGATATGCGTAAAGCATTACCTAGTGTGCATGCCCTATTAGATTCTGAAATCGGTCATCACGTTACCTATTGCGGTAACTGGGGGTTAACTGAATCAGATTTAGAAGCTGAACCTGAAGATTTTGGTACAGTCGCTTATACACGTTACGTGCTCGATGCGGGTATGGCTGGAGATATTGTCGACCTGTATGCAGCCTTAGCACCCTGCTCGATTGGTTACGCCGAAATTGGCCGCAATCTAGCCGCTAATGCCAATACCAAACTGATTGATAATCCGTTTTCCAGTTGGATCGAACTTTATAGCGGCGACGACTTCCAGCAGGGTGTTGCCCAAGGTACTGCGCACATTGATGAGTTACTGGCTGAAATTGACGTCAACAGTCAACGAGGTCGACATCTTATTCATGTATTTAAAACGGCGACACGTATGGAAATTGCATTTTGGCAGCAAGGACTTGATGCAGAGAAGTCGTAA
- a CDS encoding 3'-5' exonuclease, which translates to MHNFINKEILNWSAFYKVKVEQSKDERLKSFYHVGMYNDETKLSDIDFVALDFETTGLDSEQNSIISIGLVPFNLNRIFCRQAQHWYIEPEDKLKENSVIIHGITHADLKGAPDLLHILEPVLAALAGKVVVVHYRRIERDFFDNHLRSLINEGIIFPVIDTMQVEADLQDSQKKGFFSLFKPKKRQESIRLGNSRARYNLPAYPPHDALTDAIATAELLQAQIHYHFSADTPIKKLWL; encoded by the coding sequence ATGCATAATTTTATTAATAAAGAGATCTTAAACTGGAGCGCGTTCTATAAAGTCAAAGTAGAACAGAGCAAGGATGAACGGTTAAAGTCTTTTTATCACGTTGGCATGTACAACGATGAAACCAAGTTAAGTGATATTGATTTTGTGGCGTTAGATTTTGAAACGACAGGTCTGGATTCGGAACAAAATAGCATTATCAGTATTGGTTTAGTCCCGTTTAATTTAAACCGTATTTTTTGTCGTCAAGCACAGCACTGGTATATTGAGCCTGAAGATAAATTGAAAGAAAATTCGGTTATCATTCATGGTATTACTCATGCTGACTTGAAAGGTGCTCCGGATCTATTACATATTTTAGAACCCGTATTAGCAGCGCTAGCAGGAAAAGTTGTGGTGGTACATTATCGCCGCATTGAGCGTGACTTTTTTGACAATCACCTTCGTAGTTTAATTAATGAAGGCATTATTTTTCCGGTTATTGATACGATGCAAGTGGAAGCAGACTTACAAGATTCGCAAAAGAAGGGCTTTTTCAGTCTGTTTAAGCCTAAGAAACGTCAAGAATCGATTCGTTTGGGTAATAGCCGTGCGCGTTATAATTTACCAGCCTATCCACCGCATGATGCATTAACTGATGCGATTGCGACGGCTGAGTTGTTACAAGCACAAATTCATTATCACTTTTCAGCCGATACACCCATTAAGAAACTGTGGTTATAA
- a CDS encoding ABC transporter permease has translation MSELINTTPAVPKSKHHHNKQQNHTSPLLRIIISTLVIIGIWQSIVVIFEMPAFILPAPLAVFERLIDRHEVLFKHTLITGQEIVFGLLLGLFMGLFFALQMLLFKPIKHWLLPILIASQAIPVFAIAPVLMLWLGYGMASKIVMAALIIFFPVTTCCYDGLRNTPTGYLDLAKTMGATKWQMLRHIQLPASLPTLASGIRVAVVIAPIGAVAGEWVGSSAGLGYLMLQANARMMIDEMFAALLILSALSVLLYFVTDKALKKLIPWQS, from the coding sequence ATGAGTGAGTTAATCAATACTACCCCAGCGGTACCTAAATCGAAGCATCACCACAACAAGCAACAGAACCACACTAGCCCTTTGTTACGTATCATTATTAGCACCTTGGTCATTATTGGCATATGGCAAAGTATTGTGGTCATTTTTGAGATGCCCGCTTTCATTCTACCTGCGCCACTAGCCGTATTTGAGCGCTTAATCGACCGCCATGAGGTTTTGTTTAAACACACTTTAATTACTGGCCAAGAAATTGTATTCGGCTTATTACTCGGTTTATTTATGGGGCTATTTTTTGCCTTACAAATGCTGCTGTTTAAACCGATTAAACATTGGTTATTACCAATCTTAATTGCCAGCCAAGCAATCCCAGTATTCGCGATTGCGCCAGTGTTAATGTTATGGCTAGGTTATGGCATGGCCTCTAAGATCGTCATGGCGGCGTTAATTATCTTCTTTCCCGTCACGACCTGCTGTTATGACGGCTTACGTAATACACCGACTGGCTATTTGGATTTGGCAAAAACCATGGGGGCTACTAAGTGGCAGATGTTACGTCATATCCAACTGCCTGCATCACTGCCGACATTAGCATCGGGGATCCGCGTCGCCGTGGTTATTGCGCCAATCGGTGCTGTTGCTGGTGAATGGGTTGGCTCCAGTGCTGGACTCGGTTATCTCATGTTGCAAGCTAATGCACGAATGATGATTGACGAAATGTTTGCCGCATTACTGATCTTATCCGCTCTCTCTGTCCTACTTTATTTTGTCACTGACAAAGCCTTGAAAAAACTGATCCCGTGGCAAAGCTAG
- the thiD gene encoding bifunctional hydroxymethylpyrimidine kinase/phosphomethylpyrimidine kinase: MLKATTNTSTSISLPLSLKQKSLKNSQSTPIVLTIAGSDSGGGAGIQADIKAISATGSYACSAITAITAQNTLGVSAIFPIPLEHINNQLDAVFSDLNVVAVKVGMLADREIIKVVAAKIKQYKPKFLVVDPVMVATSGDLLLKESAINTLKSELLPLADLITPNLPEGAALTGSSLPTCEDDMGAMINALRQLNVNAVLLKGGHLEQDENSNDLLIFQDHFELLTAKRVNTHNTHGTGCTLSSAIASYLAQGHELLQAVKLGKKYISNAIAHADELDIGSGHGPVNHFFAGHADV, encoded by the coding sequence ATGCTAAAGGCTACAACCAACACATCAACATCTATTTCGTTACCGCTTTCATTAAAGCAAAAATCACTTAAAAATAGCCAATCAACACCAATCGTATTAACGATCGCAGGATCTGATAGTGGCGGCGGTGCAGGCATTCAAGCTGATATCAAAGCAATCTCTGCAACTGGCAGTTATGCATGTTCTGCAATTACCGCGATCACCGCACAGAACACCCTGGGGGTATCCGCGATATTCCCTATCCCACTGGAACATATTAACAATCAACTCGATGCAGTCTTTAGCGATTTAAACGTCGTCGCAGTAAAAGTGGGCATGCTGGCAGACCGCGAGATCATCAAGGTTGTAGCAGCGAAAATTAAACAATATAAACCGAAATTTTTAGTTGTAGATCCAGTCATGGTTGCCACCAGCGGCGATTTACTGTTAAAAGAATCAGCCATCAACACCCTTAAGTCAGAGTTATTACCACTTGCCGACTTGATCACCCCTAATTTACCGGAAGGTGCAGCTTTAACAGGTTCATCGCTGCCGACTTGCGAGGATGATATGGGCGCGATGATCAACGCATTACGCCAACTTAACGTCAATGCAGTACTACTCAAGGGCGGTCATTTAGAGCAAGATGAAAACAGTAACGACCTGCTTATATTCCAAGATCATTTCGAGCTGTTAACCGCAAAACGGGTTAATACCCACAATACCCACGGTACAGGCTGTACCTTATCGTCTGCCATTGCATCTTATTTGGCGCAAGGACACGAATTACTGCAAGCGGTAAAGCTGGGTAAAAAATACATATCCAACGCAATTGCGCATGCAGATGAATTAGACATAGGTAGTGGTCATGGTCCGGTCAATCATTTCTTCGCTGGCCACGCTGATGTCTAG